One Vanessa atalanta chromosome 6, ilVanAtal1.2, whole genome shotgun sequence genomic window carries:
- the LOC125064774 gene encoding uncharacterized protein LOC125064774 isoform X1: MEEENSNKVSGLPPSGSDVSETISNGDGNLGNKTNNTSDNSVVVIKEESGISIETLEGCHNESINLKQSFVGNGSCEAIDVRSISDLDSLPVGDELALGAAGSDSGVEGCGRALSSGGGSRSCASSVVSCGSGCGSESSSLAGAPPRPRRRVNVTVTEPKRSSPVGTSTPRPATAPRGPNLATRERARSREKPTPPEKPRPLTPKPRIRPTADLPNLVRESPALRAKPTKTSTARCRTPNSPVDEKKWPTNGQRLPIATDASATRVAADKYGTLPRRRRDADPDSSPKHENTPPSRRPTVARSVSSRSVTKTRVRIYAEKVSQTVLCGTDIESAFAGIVPNIESRIDVTRCHRGVQASSRDTENARLVAAAVAAEAAATEERERRLHAEAQLAAERSARLAAISELERNSQRLLELAGAGAGSNADGCLRALEEQLRAAGELATRQRGEIDALREHCDKLHAEACHGRESSRVLSARLAEAEREAAEMQDFLAAETGALGDSLRDAEAEVARLSAELERRRGECRQLVRMCEQRRQEALAAGARARGGAGAAAALDALSRRLRALTEAVRAAYSLPHHALQPTVYHNEAYCSRSDSGETLSPEDESRGGLLGAVARALRSAATPLAHTAAPAHAHDDERSRMSDDNDNSADLLDSETEPCLVTDPEYAEEWWSGAEGAGAWSGEELSPERESCGDIDKEADASVEAEADGSGSGSGSGSAECASERESLRALSAAIAARQRWEAAGERAARGALLDRVLALDVRLAELLRALAAAALSAGAARSADLPAAALAHALRDKIEVTEKNVADVVVKKLAELDACKNLMEQYQQSIEALKSQLAQHGEEDEMKLFEQDARRRRACT, translated from the exons ATGGAAGaagaaaattcaaataaagttaGCGGCCTTCCTCCATCTGGCTCTGACGTCAGTGAAACGATTTCTAACGGTGACGGAAATTtgggaaataaaacaaataatacaagTGATAATTCAGTTGTAGTGATAAAAGAAGAAAGCGGTATTAGTATTGAAACTTTAGAGGGCTGTCATAatgaaagtataaatttaaaacaatcattTGTGGGAAATGGGTCTTGTGAAGCGATTGATGTGCGGTCAATTAGTGACCTTGACAGTTTGCCGGTTGGAGATGAGTTAGCGCTCGGTGCAGCTGGAAGTGATAGTGGTGTTGAGGGTTGTGGTCGAGCTCTGAGTAGTGGTGGAGGATCCCGTTCTTGTGCTTCCAGTGTGGTCTCTTGTGGTTCAGGCTGTGGATCTGAAAGCTCATCCTTAGCCGGTGCTCCTCCTCGTCCCCGTCGTCGAGTTAATGTAACTGTGACGGAACCAAAAAGAAGTTCACCCGTCGGTACATCAACTCCTCGTCCAGCGACAGCACCTCGTGGACCTAACCTGGCAACTCGTGAACGGGCAAGAAGTCGAGAAAAACCAACACCGCCAGAAAAACCCAGACCTCTGACACCCAAACCACGTATTCGTCCAACTGCAGATCTTCCTAATCTGGTCCGCGAGAGTCCAGCTTTACGTGCCAAACCTACAAAAACTTCCACTGCTAGATGTAGAACACCAAATTCCCCTGTTGACGAGAAAAAATGGCCTACTAACGGACAACGACTCCCTATTGCAACTGATGCATCTGCTACTCGAGTAGCAGCGGATAAATACGGCACATTACCAAGAAGAAGGCGAGATGCTGATCCAGATTCATCTCCAAAACACGAAAATACACCACCTTCCCGGAGACCCACTGTAGCTCGTTCCGTATCTTCGCGTTCTGTGACAAAAACGCGGGTGAGGATTTATGCCGAAAAAGTTTCGCAGACTGTTTTGTGTGGAACCGATATCGAATCGGCTTTTGCAGGAATCGTGCCAAATATTGAGAG TCGTATAGATGTCACTCGCTGTCATCGTGGTGTTCAAGCGAGCTCTCGCGACACTGAAAACGCGCGTCTGGTTGCGGCTGCCGTCGCGGCTGAGGCCGCAGCGACTGAAGAACGAGAGAGGAGGCTTCACGCTGAGGCACAGCTGGCTGCCGAACGTTCTGCTAGACTAGCGGCTATATCTGAACTGGAGAGGAACTCACAAAGACTGCTGGAACTTGCCGGCGCTG GCGCCGGTTCCAATGCAGACGGTTGTCTTCGTGCCTTAGAAGAACAGTTGCGAGCCGCTGGCGAGCTCGCTACGAGACAGCGCGGCGAGATCGACGCATTACGGGAGCACTGTGACAAGTTACACGCG GAGGCGTGCCACGGACGGGAGTCGTCTCGTGTGCTGTCGGCTCGGCTGGCGGAAGCCGAGCGAGAGGCGGCAGAGATGCAGGACTTCCTCGCCGCGGAGACCGGCGCGCTCGGGGACTCGCTGCGTGATGCGGAGGCCGAAGTCGCGAGGCTCAGTGCCGAGCTTGAGCGCAG ACGTGGTGAATGCCGGCAACTGGTGCGCATGTGCGAGCAGCGCCGCCAGGAGGCGCTGGCGGCGGGCGCGCGGGCGCGAGGcggggcgggcgcggcggcggcgctggACGCGCTGTCGCGGCGCCTGCGCGCGCTCACCGAGGCCGTGCGCGCCGCCTACTCGCTGCCGCACCACGCGCTGCAGCCCACCGTGTACCATAATGAAGCTTACTGCAG CCGCAGCGACAGCGGCGAGACCCTGTCCCCGGAGGACGAGTCTCGCGGCGGGCTGCTGGGCGCGGTGGCGCGCGCACTGCGCTCGGCCGCCACGCCGCTCGCACACACGGCGGCGCCCGCGCACGCGCACGACGACGAGCGCTCGCGCATGTCCGACGACAACGACAACTCCGCCGACCTTCTCGACTCGGAGACGGAGCCCTGTCTCGTTACTGATCCAG aaTACGCGGAGGAATGGTGGTCGGGCGCTGAAGGCGCAGGCGCCTGGAGCGGCGAAGAGCTGTCGCCCGAAAGAGAGTCCTGCGGGGATATCGATAAAG AGGCGGACGCGTCGGTGGAGGCGGAGGCCGACGGGTCGGGCTCGGGCTCGGGCTCGGGCTCGGCGGAGTGCGCGTCGGAGCGCGAGTCGCTGCGCGCGCTGTCGGCCGCCATCGCGGCGCGCCAGCGCTGGGAGGCGGCGGGCGagcgcgcggcgcgcggcgcgctgCTGGACCGCGTGCTGGCGCTGGACGTGCGCCTGGCCGAGCTGCTGCGCGCGCTGGCCGCCGCCGCGCTGTCGGCCGGCGCCGCGCGCTCCGCCGACCTGCCCGCCGCCGCGCTCGCGCACGCCCTCCG AGATAAAATCGAAGTGACCGAGAAGAACGTAGCAGATGTCGTGGTCAAAAAGCTGGCCGAGCTCGACGCTTGCAAAAACCTCATGGAGCAATACCAACAGTCTATAGAA gcATTAAAAAGTCAGCTCGCCCAACACGGTGAGGAGGATGAAATGAAACTGTTCGAGCAG GACGCGCGGCGCCGGCGCGCCTGCACGTAG
- the LOC125064774 gene encoding uncharacterized protein LOC125064774 isoform X2, which yields MEEENSNKVSGLPPSGSDVSETISNGDGNLGNKTNNTSDNSVVVIKEESGISIETLEGCHNESINLKQSFVGNGSCEAIDVRSISDLDSLPVGDELALGAAGSDSGVEGCGRALSSGGGSRSCASSVVSCGSGCGSESSSLAGAPPRPRRRVNVTVTEPKRSSPVGTSTPRPATAPRGPNLATRERARSREKPTPPEKPRPLTPKPRIRPTADLPNLVRESPALRAKPTKTSTARCRTPNSPVDEKKWPTNGQRLPIATDASATRVAADKYGTLPRRRRDADPDSSPKHENTPPSRRPTVARSVSSRSVTKTRVRIYAEKVSQTVLCGTDIESAFAGIVPNIESRIDVTRCHRGVQASSRDTENARLVAAAVAAEAAATEERERRLHAEAQLAAERSARLAAISELERNSQRLLELAGAGAGSNADGCLRALEEQLRAAGELATRQRGEIDALREHCDKLHAEACHGRESSRVLSARLAEAEREAAEMQDFLAAETGALGDSLRDAEAEVARLSAELERRRGECRQLVRMCEQRRQEALAAGARARGGAGAAAALDALSRRLRALTEAVRAAYSLPHHALQPTVYHNEAYCSRSDSGETLSPEDESRGGLLGAVARALRSAATPLAHTAAPAHAHDDERSRMSDDNDNSADLLDSETEPCLVTDPEYAEEWWSGAEGAGAWSGEELSPERESCGDIDKEADASVEAEADGSGSGSGSGSAECASERESLRALSAAIAARQRWEAAGERAARGALLDRVLALDVRLAELLRALAAAALSAGAARSADLPAAALAHALRDKIEVTEKNVADVVVKKLAELDACKNLMEQYQQSIEALKSQLAQHGEEDEMKLFEQSAKTAL from the exons ATGGAAGaagaaaattcaaataaagttaGCGGCCTTCCTCCATCTGGCTCTGACGTCAGTGAAACGATTTCTAACGGTGACGGAAATTtgggaaataaaacaaataatacaagTGATAATTCAGTTGTAGTGATAAAAGAAGAAAGCGGTATTAGTATTGAAACTTTAGAGGGCTGTCATAatgaaagtataaatttaaaacaatcattTGTGGGAAATGGGTCTTGTGAAGCGATTGATGTGCGGTCAATTAGTGACCTTGACAGTTTGCCGGTTGGAGATGAGTTAGCGCTCGGTGCAGCTGGAAGTGATAGTGGTGTTGAGGGTTGTGGTCGAGCTCTGAGTAGTGGTGGAGGATCCCGTTCTTGTGCTTCCAGTGTGGTCTCTTGTGGTTCAGGCTGTGGATCTGAAAGCTCATCCTTAGCCGGTGCTCCTCCTCGTCCCCGTCGTCGAGTTAATGTAACTGTGACGGAACCAAAAAGAAGTTCACCCGTCGGTACATCAACTCCTCGTCCAGCGACAGCACCTCGTGGACCTAACCTGGCAACTCGTGAACGGGCAAGAAGTCGAGAAAAACCAACACCGCCAGAAAAACCCAGACCTCTGACACCCAAACCACGTATTCGTCCAACTGCAGATCTTCCTAATCTGGTCCGCGAGAGTCCAGCTTTACGTGCCAAACCTACAAAAACTTCCACTGCTAGATGTAGAACACCAAATTCCCCTGTTGACGAGAAAAAATGGCCTACTAACGGACAACGACTCCCTATTGCAACTGATGCATCTGCTACTCGAGTAGCAGCGGATAAATACGGCACATTACCAAGAAGAAGGCGAGATGCTGATCCAGATTCATCTCCAAAACACGAAAATACACCACCTTCCCGGAGACCCACTGTAGCTCGTTCCGTATCTTCGCGTTCTGTGACAAAAACGCGGGTGAGGATTTATGCCGAAAAAGTTTCGCAGACTGTTTTGTGTGGAACCGATATCGAATCGGCTTTTGCAGGAATCGTGCCAAATATTGAGAG TCGTATAGATGTCACTCGCTGTCATCGTGGTGTTCAAGCGAGCTCTCGCGACACTGAAAACGCGCGTCTGGTTGCGGCTGCCGTCGCGGCTGAGGCCGCAGCGACTGAAGAACGAGAGAGGAGGCTTCACGCTGAGGCACAGCTGGCTGCCGAACGTTCTGCTAGACTAGCGGCTATATCTGAACTGGAGAGGAACTCACAAAGACTGCTGGAACTTGCCGGCGCTG GCGCCGGTTCCAATGCAGACGGTTGTCTTCGTGCCTTAGAAGAACAGTTGCGAGCCGCTGGCGAGCTCGCTACGAGACAGCGCGGCGAGATCGACGCATTACGGGAGCACTGTGACAAGTTACACGCG GAGGCGTGCCACGGACGGGAGTCGTCTCGTGTGCTGTCGGCTCGGCTGGCGGAAGCCGAGCGAGAGGCGGCAGAGATGCAGGACTTCCTCGCCGCGGAGACCGGCGCGCTCGGGGACTCGCTGCGTGATGCGGAGGCCGAAGTCGCGAGGCTCAGTGCCGAGCTTGAGCGCAG ACGTGGTGAATGCCGGCAACTGGTGCGCATGTGCGAGCAGCGCCGCCAGGAGGCGCTGGCGGCGGGCGCGCGGGCGCGAGGcggggcgggcgcggcggcggcgctggACGCGCTGTCGCGGCGCCTGCGCGCGCTCACCGAGGCCGTGCGCGCCGCCTACTCGCTGCCGCACCACGCGCTGCAGCCCACCGTGTACCATAATGAAGCTTACTGCAG CCGCAGCGACAGCGGCGAGACCCTGTCCCCGGAGGACGAGTCTCGCGGCGGGCTGCTGGGCGCGGTGGCGCGCGCACTGCGCTCGGCCGCCACGCCGCTCGCACACACGGCGGCGCCCGCGCACGCGCACGACGACGAGCGCTCGCGCATGTCCGACGACAACGACAACTCCGCCGACCTTCTCGACTCGGAGACGGAGCCCTGTCTCGTTACTGATCCAG aaTACGCGGAGGAATGGTGGTCGGGCGCTGAAGGCGCAGGCGCCTGGAGCGGCGAAGAGCTGTCGCCCGAAAGAGAGTCCTGCGGGGATATCGATAAAG AGGCGGACGCGTCGGTGGAGGCGGAGGCCGACGGGTCGGGCTCGGGCTCGGGCTCGGGCTCGGCGGAGTGCGCGTCGGAGCGCGAGTCGCTGCGCGCGCTGTCGGCCGCCATCGCGGCGCGCCAGCGCTGGGAGGCGGCGGGCGagcgcgcggcgcgcggcgcgctgCTGGACCGCGTGCTGGCGCTGGACGTGCGCCTGGCCGAGCTGCTGCGCGCGCTGGCCGCCGCCGCGCTGTCGGCCGGCGCCGCGCGCTCCGCCGACCTGCCCGCCGCCGCGCTCGCGCACGCCCTCCG AGATAAAATCGAAGTGACCGAGAAGAACGTAGCAGATGTCGTGGTCAAAAAGCTGGCCGAGCTCGACGCTTGCAAAAACCTCATGGAGCAATACCAACAGTCTATAGAA gcATTAAAAAGTCAGCTCGCCCAACACGGTGAGGAGGATGAAATGAAACTGTTCGAGCAG TCCGCTAAGACAGCGCTCTAA